A single region of the Chiroxiphia lanceolata isolate bChiLan1 chromosome 20, bChiLan1.pri, whole genome shotgun sequence genome encodes:
- the CHCHD2 gene encoding coiled-coil-helix-coiled-coil-helix domain-containing protein 2: protein MPRGSRSRTSRVPPPASRAPPMRAASPAPAPRAQVPAAAPPSAVAAPAPRQPGLMAQMASTAAGVAVGSAVGHTIGHAITGGFSGGSGHEAARPDITYQEPQAAQAAQQQQQAGPCQYEIKQFLECAQNQTDLKLCEGFSEVLKQCKFANGLA from the exons ATGCCCAGGGGCAGCCGCAGCCGCACGTCCCGGGTGCCGCCCCCCGCCAG CCGGGCCCCGCCGATGAGAGCCGCGTCCCCAGCGCCGGCTCCTCGGGCCCAGGTCCCGGCCGCGGCTCCGCCTTCTGCCGTGGCGGCTCCGGCGCCGAGGCAGCCAGGGCTGATGGCCCAGATGGCCTCGACCGCCGCCGGGGTCGCCGTGGGCTCGGCCGTGGGACACACCATCGGCCACGCCATCACCGGAGGGTTCAGTGGAGGGAGTGGCCACGAGGCTGCTCGGCCCGATATCACTTACCAG GAGCCCCAGGCAGCTcaggctgcccagcagcagcagcaggctggtCCTTGCCAGTACGAGATCAAACAATTCCTGGAGTGTGCACAGAACCAGACTGACCTCAAGCTGTGTGAGGGCTTCAGCGAGGTGCTGAAGCAGTGCAAGTTTGCTAATG